Proteins encoded by one window of Blautia argi:
- a CDS encoding response regulator transcription factor, which yields MAVKQKILIVDDDNNIAELISLYLTKECFDTKIVNDGEEALSAFSSFAPNLILLDLMLPGIDGYQVCREIRQKSNVPIIMLSAKGEIFDKVLGLELGADDYIIKPFDSKELVARVKAVLRRYQPNVAPATQPSGKYVEYPDLAINLTNYSVIYCGSQLDMPPKELELLYFLASSPNQVFTREQLLDHIWGYEYIGDTRTVDVHIKRLREKIKDHPDWSIATVWGIGYKFEVKNK from the coding sequence ATGGCAGTAAAACAGAAAATTCTGATTGTAGATGATGACAACAACATTGCCGAACTTATTTCTCTGTATCTTACAAAAGAATGCTTTGATACCAAAATCGTAAACGACGGGGAAGAGGCCTTATCCGCCTTTTCCTCCTTTGCGCCCAATCTGATTCTCTTGGATCTGATGCTACCCGGTATCGACGGGTATCAGGTATGCCGGGAAATCCGCCAGAAATCCAATGTTCCCATTATCATGCTTTCTGCCAAGGGAGAAATCTTTGACAAGGTACTGGGACTGGAACTGGGCGCTGACGATTATATAATTAAACCCTTTGATTCAAAAGAACTGGTTGCAAGAGTAAAGGCTGTGCTGCGGCGCTATCAGCCAAACGTGGCGCCTGCCACACAGCCCTCCGGCAAATATGTGGAATACCCGGATCTGGCAATCAATCTGACCAACTACTCCGTCATTTACTGCGGAAGCCAGTTGGACATGCCGCCCAAGGAGCTGGAGCTTTTATACTTTCTGGCTTCCTCCCCAAATCAGGTTTTTACAAGAGAACAGCTTTTAGACCACATCTGGGGATACGAATACATCGGGGATACCCGTACCGTGGACGTACACATCAAGCGCCTCCGGGAGAAAATCAAAGACCACCCGGACTGGTCCATTGCCACAGTCTGGGGTATCGGATATAAATTCGAGGTCAAAAACAAATGA
- a CDS encoding 3'-5' exonuclease, whose product MREYVTLDLETTGLEPAKDRIIEIGAVKVMDGTVTEEYATLVNPQRKIPERITELTGISDEMVQGKPCIGQALTELLDFCKELPLLGHNLMFDYRFVKHNAVNLDMSFEKEGMDTLKLARILLPDLPSKSLQSLRLYYEIPQDDAHRALEDARTTYRLYERLRQEYGEQHRELFNPAPLLYKVKKQGPITPAQKRYLQDLVKYHRIDLNVESDSLTKNEASRLIDTILGTYGKIER is encoded by the coding sequence ATGAGAGAATATGTGACGCTGGATTTGGAAACCACAGGGCTTGAGCCGGCAAAGGATCGGATTATTGAAATCGGCGCTGTGAAGGTAATGGACGGGACTGTGACAGAGGAGTATGCTACACTGGTAAATCCTCAGAGAAAGATACCGGAGAGAATTACAGAACTGACCGGCATTTCAGATGAAATGGTACAGGGAAAGCCCTGTATTGGGCAAGCCCTTACCGAGCTTCTGGATTTTTGTAAGGAGCTGCCCCTTCTGGGGCACAATCTGATGTTTGACTACCGATTTGTTAAGCACAATGCTGTAAATCTGGATATGAGCTTTGAAAAGGAAGGTATGGATACTTTAAAGCTGGCGCGGATTTTATTGCCGGATCTGCCGAGTAAAAGCCTGCAGAGCCTGCGTCTGTACTATGAGATTCCCCAGGACGACGCGCACAGGGCTTTGGAGGACGCACGGACAACCTACAGGCTGTATGAAAGGTTGCGCCAGGAATACGGGGAACAGCACAGAGAGCTTTTTAATCCCGCCCCGCTTTTGTATAAGGTAAAAAAACAGGGTCCCATTACCCCGGCACAAAAACGATACTTGCAGGATTTAGTAAAATATCATAGAATAGACCTGAATGTGGAGAGCGACAGTCTGACAAAGAATGAAGCCTCCAGACTGATTGATACGATTCTGGGAACTTATGGAAAAATAGAGAGGTAG
- a CDS encoding endonuclease MutS2 yields the protein MNQKALKTLEYNKIIELLESFASSAPGKELCHRLTPLDDLTEIQAMQQETADALSRIYQKGSLSFAGVRNIRASLKRLEIGSTLGTGELLEICSLLENANRAKAYSRRETENNTEDSLDSLFELLQPLTPLSLEIRRCILSEEEIADDASPGLKQIRRSMKNTNEKIHTQLSSYVSGGARTYLQDAVVTMRNGRYCIPVKAEHKGQVPGMIHDQSSTGSTVFVEPMAIVKLNNELRELEIKEQTEIEKILSVLSETAAESLEVLQDNLKILTQLDFIFARALLAKSQNATEPLFNTEGIIDIKKGRHPLIDKHKVVPIDIRLGESFDLLVVTGPNTGGKTVSLKTVGLLTLMGQSGLHIPAFDHSRLSVFKEVYADIGDEQSIEQSLSTFSSHMTNVVRFLKKADRDSLVLFDELGAGTDPTEGAALAIAILSHLHAQGVRTMATTHYSELKVYALSTPGVENASCEFDVETLRPTYRLLIGVPGKSNAFAISGKLGLPDFIIEKAKEQISQEDESFEDVLTSLEESRRTIENEQAEIARYKEEIQTLKEQLETKQDKLEQRKERILQDANEEAHRILREAKEYADQTMKIFNKAGKESMSAKELEQKRSELRKKMDKTAKKMALKTPERKKSTLTAKDVSLGDAVKVLSLNVKGTISSRPDAKGMVFVQMGILRSKVALSDLQLIDEPVITGPTLQRTGAGKIKMNKSASVRTEINLLGKTVDEAIAELDKYLDDAYLAHLSSVRVVHGKGTGALRKGVHNYLKRLKYVQDFHLAEFGEGDAGVTIVEFKK from the coding sequence ATGAATCAGAAAGCATTAAAAACTTTAGAATATAACAAAATCATTGAGCTTTTGGAGAGCTTTGCCTCTTCTGCGCCCGGAAAGGAGCTTTGTCACAGACTGACGCCCCTTGATGACCTGACGGAAATTCAGGCAATGCAGCAGGAAACCGCGGACGCATTATCACGAATCTATCAGAAAGGCTCTCTTTCCTTTGCCGGTGTCCGAAATATCCGTGCCTCCTTAAAAAGACTGGAAATCGGCAGCACCCTTGGCACAGGCGAGCTTCTGGAAATCTGCAGTCTTCTGGAAAATGCCAACCGGGCCAAGGCCTATTCCCGAAGAGAAACCGAAAACAATACAGAAGATTCCCTGGACAGTCTTTTTGAGCTTCTGCAGCCCTTAACTCCTCTGTCCCTGGAAATCCGCCGCTGTATTCTCTCAGAAGAAGAAATCGCAGATGACGCAAGCCCCGGATTAAAACAGATTCGCAGGTCCATGAAAAATACCAATGAAAAAATCCATACCCAGCTTTCCTCCTATGTAAGCGGAGGTGCCAGAACCTATCTCCAGGACGCAGTTGTCACCATGCGAAACGGCAGATACTGCATTCCCGTAAAAGCTGAACACAAGGGACAGGTTCCCGGCATGATTCATGACCAGTCTTCCACAGGTTCCACGGTTTTTGTAGAACCCATGGCCATTGTAAAGCTGAATAACGAGCTGCGTGAGTTGGAAATCAAAGAACAGACAGAAATCGAAAAAATCCTCTCTGTTTTAAGTGAAACGGCTGCTGAAAGTCTGGAAGTGCTTCAGGACAACTTAAAGATTCTGACACAACTGGATTTCATTTTTGCAAGAGCCCTTCTGGCAAAATCCCAGAATGCCACAGAACCTTTATTTAACACAGAGGGAATCATTGACATTAAAAAGGGACGGCACCCCCTGATTGACAAGCATAAGGTAGTGCCTATTGACATTCGCCTTGGGGAAAGCTTTGACCTTCTGGTGGTAACAGGTCCCAATACAGGCGGTAAAACCGTGTCCTTAAAAACCGTGGGACTTTTAACCCTGATGGGGCAGTCCGGGCTTCATATTCCAGCGTTTGACCATTCCCGCCTCAGTGTATTTAAAGAGGTTTATGCAGATATCGGAGATGAACAGAGCATTGAACAGTCCCTCAGTACCTTTTCCTCCCACATGACCAATGTGGTACGTTTTCTGAAAAAGGCTGACCGGGATTCCCTGGTCCTTTTCGATGAATTGGGCGCAGGAACAGACCCTACGGAGGGAGCTGCTCTTGCCATTGCCATTCTCTCCCACCTTCATGCACAGGGCGTCCGCACCATGGCGACCACCCATTACAGTGAATTAAAGGTCTATGCTCTTTCTACTCCGGGTGTGGAAAACGCTTCCTGCGAATTTGATGTAGAAACCCTGCGTCCTACCTACCGCCTGCTTATTGGCGTACCGGGAAAGAGCAATGCCTTTGCCATTTCCGGAAAACTTGGACTGCCGGACTTTATTATCGAAAAAGCCAAAGAACAAATCAGCCAGGAGGACGAATCTTTTGAAGACGTACTGACCTCTTTGGAAGAAAGCCGCCGCACCATTGAAAACGAACAGGCAGAAATCGCCCGTTATAAAGAGGAAATCCAGACCTTAAAGGAACAGCTTGAAACCAAGCAGGATAAGCTGGAGCAGCGAAAAGAGCGGATTTTACAGGACGCCAATGAGGAAGCCCACCGGATTTTGCGGGAGGCAAAAGAATATGCAGACCAGACCATGAAGATTTTCAATAAAGCAGGTAAGGAGTCCATGTCTGCAAAAGAACTGGAGCAAAAGCGCTCAGAGCTTAGAAAGAAAATGGACAAAACTGCAAAGAAAATGGCGTTAAAGACCCCGGAAAGGAAAAAATCCACCCTTACGGCAAAAGACGTTTCCCTTGGGGACGCAGTAAAGGTCTTAAGCTTAAACGTAAAGGGAACCATAAGCTCCAGACCGGATGCAAAGGGCATGGTCTTTGTACAGATGGGAATCCTTCGTTCCAAAGTAGCCCTGTCAGATTTACAGCTCATTGACGAACCTGTCATTACCGGTCCGACTCTGCAGCGCACAGGCGCAGGCAAAATCAAAATGAACAAATCCGCTTCTGTCCGCACGGAAATCAACCTGCTGGGAAAAACTGTGGACGAAGCCATTGCTGAGCTGGACAAGTATTTAGATGACGCTTATCTCGCCCATTTAAGCAGCGTCCGGGTGGTCCACGGAAAAGGCACCGGGGCTTTGCGAAAAGGAGTGCACAATTACCTGAAACGCCTGAAATATGTACAAGATTTTCACCTTGCGGAATTTGGTGAAGGCGATGCAGGTGTTACTATTGTAGAATTCAAAAAATAG
- the nth gene encoding endonuclease III produces MTKRTKEILDKLDQVYTREYKCYLNHDNPGQLLIATMLSAQCTDARVNVVTKDLFVKYPNMQAFAEADLKELEQDIKPTGFYHNKAKNIIGCARRICQVYGGEVPRSLEDLTSLPGVGRKTANVIRGNIFHEPSVVVDTHVKRISRRLGLTKENDPEKVEMELMKVLPKDHWILYNIQIITFGRQICFARSPKCEECFLTEYCKEYKEKQKKSRKKA; encoded by the coding sequence ATGACAAAGAGAACAAAGGAAATTCTGGATAAGCTGGATCAGGTGTATACCAGGGAATATAAGTGCTATCTGAATCATGACAATCCGGGGCAGCTTTTGATTGCCACTATGTTAAGCGCCCAGTGTACAGATGCCAGAGTGAATGTTGTGACAAAAGATTTGTTTGTTAAATATCCAAATATGCAGGCTTTTGCAGAGGCGGATTTAAAGGAACTGGAGCAGGACATAAAGCCTACAGGCTTTTATCATAACAAGGCAAAGAATATCATTGGCTGCGCCCGGCGTATCTGTCAGGTCTATGGCGGTGAGGTACCCAGAAGTCTGGAAGATTTAACAAGCCTTCCCGGTGTGGGGCGAAAGACTGCAAATGTGATTCGGGGAAATATTTTTCATGAGCCAAGCGTGGTAGTAGATACCCATGTAAAGCGGATTTCCAGGCGTCTGGGTCTGACAAAGGAGAACGATCCGGAAAAGGTAGAAATGGAGCTTATGAAGGTTTTGCCAAAAGACCATTGGATTTTATATAATATTCAGATTATCACCTTTGGGCGGCAGATATGCTTTGCCCGCTCTCCGAAATGTGAGGAGTGCTTCCTTACAGAATATTGTAAGGAATATAAGGAAAAACAGAAGAAAAGCAGGAAAAAAGCATGA
- a CDS encoding AIR synthase family protein: MKIGKLPEPMLIRSVLKEVGHRREEILAGPAVGRDCAVMEAKEGEVYVFSSDPITGTTKDMGRHSVYITANDLAAAGAEPVGIMLTILLPPETREQELKEIMRGVEATCRELDIEVMGGHTEVTDVVRQPLISLTGVGKMKKEDMMQPGGIKPGEDLVVTKWIGLEGTSIAAKEKEEELLQRFAPMFVNTAKEFDRYLSVIPEAKIASEWGVSAMHDITEGGVFGALWEMAAGSKVGLDIDLKKIPIRQETVEVCEALGLNPYILMSSGSMMIAVPDGYGLVRKLNQAGIHAAVVGKATAGNDRILRNGEETRYLDKPQSDELYKIYQKD, translated from the coding sequence ATGAAAATAGGAAAATTACCGGAGCCGATGCTGATTCGCTCCGTGTTAAAAGAGGTTGGACACAGAAGAGAGGAGATTCTGGCAGGACCGGCTGTAGGGCGTGACTGTGCAGTCATGGAGGCAAAGGAAGGTGAGGTTTATGTGTTTTCCTCTGACCCCATTACAGGTACCACAAAGGATATGGGCAGACACAGTGTTTATATTACGGCCAATGATTTGGCGGCAGCAGGTGCTGAGCCTGTAGGAATTATGTTGACGATTCTCCTGCCTCCTGAAACCCGGGAGCAGGAGTTAAAGGAAATTATGCGTGGAGTGGAGGCTACCTGCAGAGAGCTGGATATAGAGGTTATGGGTGGTCATACAGAGGTAACTGACGTGGTGCGTCAGCCTTTGATTTCTCTTACCGGTGTGGGAAAGATGAAAAAGGAAGACATGATGCAGCCGGGAGGAATCAAACCGGGAGAGGATCTTGTAGTTACCAAATGGATAGGTTTAGAAGGCACGTCCATTGCGGCAAAGGAAAAAGAAGAGGAACTTTTACAACGGTTTGCTCCAATGTTTGTAAATACAGCCAAAGAGTTTGACCGGTATCTTTCTGTGATTCCTGAGGCAAAAATTGCTTCCGAATGGGGAGTTTCCGCTATGCATGATATTACAGAGGGCGGTGTATTTGGAGCTCTCTGGGAAATGGCGGCAGGTTCAAAAGTAGGGTTGGATATTGACTTAAAGAAAATTCCTATTCGTCAGGAAACTGTGGAGGTCTGTGAAGCATTGGGATTAAATCCGTATATTCTCATGTCCAGCGGTTCTATGATGATTGCTGTCCCGGACGGATACGGACTGGTACGAAAGCTGAATCAGGCGGGAATCCATGCCGCAGTGGTGGGAAAGGCCACAGCAGGAAATGACCGGATTTTAAGAAACGGGGAGGAAACCAGGTATCTGGATAAACCCCAGAGTGATGAATTATATAAAATCTATCAGAAGGATTGA
- the nrdD gene encoding anaerobic ribonucleoside-triphosphate reductase has protein sequence MMYVVKKDGTKEDFDVQKIVRAVNKSASRIMYKFKEDEVEFICSYAQEKAGSLEKEEISIQDMHNIVEGALERVNPSVAKSYRDYRNYKHDFIHMMDEVYTKSQSIRYIGDKSNANTDSALVATKRSLIFNELNKELYRKFFMTRNELQACKDGYIYIHDQSARLDTMNCCLFDVANVLKGGFEMGNVWYNEPKTLDTAFDVMGDIILSTAAQQYGGFTVPEVDKILAPYAEKSYVKYKEEFLSYVDPDWALAEERAEQYAVDKVKRDFDQGWQGIEYKLNTVGSSRGDYPFVTVTLGLGMKKFEKMCSISLLEVHKGGQGREGHKKPVLFPKIVFLYDENIHGEGKEGEDVFEAGISCSAKTMYPDWLSLSGKGYISSMYKRYGKVISPMGCRAFLSPWYERGGMTPADDKDVPVFVGRFNVGAVSLHLPMILAKARAEDKDFYEVLDFYLEMIRNLHIRTYDYLGEMKASTNPLAYCEGGFYGGNLKPSDKIKPLLKPMTASFGITALNELQELYNGKSIREDGKFALEVLQYINKKVEQYKIEDGNLYAIYGTPAESLCGLQVEQFRKMYGIVEGVSDRPYVSNSFHCHVTEDMTPIEKQDCEGRFWELCNGGKIQYVRYPIGYNVDAIRALVRRAMELGYYEGVNLSLAYCDDCGHEELEMDVCPVCGSRNLTKIDRMNGYLSYSRVHGDTRLNSAKMAEIAERKSM, from the coding sequence ATGATGTATGTAGTTAAGAAAGACGGTACGAAAGAGGATTTTGACGTTCAGAAAATCGTCAGGGCAGTGAATAAGTCCGCCTCCAGAATTATGTATAAGTTTAAAGAGGACGAGGTGGAGTTTATCTGCAGCTATGCCCAGGAGAAGGCAGGTTCTCTTGAGAAAGAGGAAATCTCCATTCAGGATATGCACAATATTGTGGAGGGAGCTTTGGAAAGAGTCAATCCGTCTGTTGCCAAGAGCTACAGAGATTATCGGAACTATAAGCATGATTTTATTCATATGATGGATGAGGTGTATACAAAAAGTCAGTCTATCCGTTATATCGGGGATAAGAGCAATGCCAATACAGATAGCGCCCTGGTTGCCACAAAACGCAGCCTGATTTTTAATGAGCTGAATAAAGAGCTGTATCGGAAGTTCTTTATGACACGTAATGAGCTGCAGGCATGTAAGGACGGCTATATTTATATCCATGACCAGTCTGCAAGACTGGATACCATGAACTGCTGTCTTTTTGATGTGGCAAATGTGTTAAAGGGCGGATTTGAAATGGGAAATGTGTGGTACAATGAGCCAAAAACCCTGGATACGGCTTTTGACGTTATGGGCGATATCATTTTAAGTACTGCTGCCCAGCAGTACGGCGGCTTTACTGTGCCTGAGGTGGACAAGATTCTGGCACCCTATGCGGAGAAAAGTTATGTAAAATACAAAGAAGAATTTCTTTCCTACGTGGATCCAGACTGGGCTCTGGCTGAGGAGAGAGCAGAGCAGTATGCTGTGGATAAGGTAAAGAGAGATTTTGATCAGGGATGGCAGGGCATTGAATATAAGTTAAACACCGTAGGCTCTTCCAGAGGAGATTATCCTTTTGTAACCGTAACTCTGGGTCTGGGTATGAAGAAATTTGAGAAAATGTGCAGCATTTCTCTTCTGGAGGTTCACAAGGGCGGTCAGGGAAGAGAAGGACATAAAAAACCGGTGCTGTTTCCGAAAATCGTATTCCTTTATGATGAGAATATTCACGGAGAAGGCAAAGAAGGGGAAGATGTATTTGAGGCAGGTATTTCCTGCTCTGCAAAGACCATGTATCCGGACTGGTTGTCTTTAAGTGGCAAGGGTTATATTTCCAGTATGTATAAGAGATACGGAAAGGTTATCAGCCCTATGGGCTGCAGGGCATTTTTAAGCCCCTGGTATGAAAGAGGCGGCATGACTCCTGCTGACGACAAGGATGTTCCTGTGTTTGTGGGAAGATTTAATGTAGGCGCAGTCAGCCTGCATCTGCCTATGATTCTGGCAAAGGCAAGGGCAGAGGACAAGGATTTTTACGAAGTGCTGGACTTTTATCTGGAAATGATTCGGAATTTGCATATCCGTACCTATGATTACCTGGGAGAGATGAAGGCCTCCACCAATCCTCTGGCTTATTGTGAAGGCGGCTTTTACGGCGGAAATTTAAAACCATCTGATAAGATTAAACCGCTTTTAAAGCCAATGACTGCGTCCTTTGGCATTACGGCTTTAAATGAACTGCAGGAGCTGTATAACGGCAAATCTATCCGTGAGGACGGCAAATTTGCCCTTGAGGTTTTGCAGTATATCAATAAAAAGGTAGAGCAGTACAAGATTGAGGATGGCAATCTGTATGCAATTTATGGTACTCCGGCAGAAAGCCTCTGTGGTCTGCAGGTTGAGCAGTTCCGCAAAATGTACGGCATTGTGGAAGGGGTTTCAGACCGTCCTTATGTAAGTAACAGCTTTCATTGTCATGTAACTGAGGATATGACCCCCATTGAAAAGCAGGACTGTGAGGGGCGTTTCTGGGAACTGTGCAACGGCGGCAAAATTCAGTATGTGCGCTATCCTATTGGCTACAATGTAGATGCAATCCGGGCGCTGGTACGCAGAGCTATGGAGCTTGGCTATTATGAAGGGGTAAATCTGTCCCTGGCTTATTGCGACGACTGCGGACACGAAGAACTGGAAATGGACGTGTGTCCGGTGTGCGGTTCCAGAAACCTGACAAAAATCGACCGCATGAACGGCTATCTTTCCTATAGCCGTGTGCATGGAGATACCCGTTTGAATTCTGCAAAAATGGCAGAAATTGCAGAGCGTAAATCCATGTAG
- a CDS encoding cation:proton antiporter: MESYRYLLDLALILLTTKVFGLLTRRISLPQVVGALLAGLLLGPACLGVLHQTEFIYQVSEIGVIVLMFCAGLETDIDELKKSGKASFIIALLGVLIPLLGGLGVAAYFNQPGMLETTANSSLILQNVFIGVILTATSVSISVETLKEMGKLNTRAGNAILGAAIIDDILGIIALTVITSLADSSVNVWLVFGKILGFFVFIGVGGYLIHILFQKWVKGYERDLRRFVILAFVICLLFSYCAEEFFGVADITGAFFAGLIITKTTHTNYIARRFGILSYIFLSPVFFANIGLQVELPKMSTMIVVFAVALVIVAVLTKIVGCGLGAKMCHYSNQDCVRIGMGMISRGEVALIVAAKGNALGLMAPELLGPVVIVVVITTIISPILLKLTFREKKGAVQEHDYVETELIKQVQSFEDEERQEKSRFIKNK; this comes from the coding sequence ATGGAATCTTACAGGTATTTATTGGACTTGGCGCTGATATTGCTGACTACAAAGGTGTTTGGGCTTCTGACCAGGCGCATCAGTCTGCCCCAGGTAGTGGGTGCATTGCTGGCAGGTCTGCTTTTGGGACCGGCGTGTCTTGGGGTTCTGCACCAGACAGAGTTTATTTATCAGGTGTCAGAAATCGGCGTAATTGTTCTGATGTTCTGTGCAGGACTGGAAACAGATATCGATGAGCTGAAAAAGAGCGGAAAAGCTTCTTTTATTATTGCACTTTTAGGCGTTTTGATACCGCTTCTTGGCGGGCTTGGTGTGGCAGCGTATTTTAACCAACCGGGTATGCTGGAAACTACAGCAAATAGCAGCCTGATTCTGCAGAATGTGTTTATCGGTGTTATTCTGACTGCCACGTCTGTAAGTATTTCCGTGGAAACCTTAAAGGAAATGGGCAAGCTCAATACCAGAGCCGGAAATGCCATTTTAGGAGCAGCCATTATTGATGATATTCTGGGTATTATTGCTCTGACTGTGATTACCAGTCTGGCAGATTCTTCTGTGAATGTATGGCTGGTATTCGGAAAGATTTTGGGATTTTTTGTGTTCATTGGTGTGGGCGGATATCTGATTCATATTCTGTTCCAGAAATGGGTGAAGGGATATGAAAGAGATTTAAGACGATTTGTTATTCTTGCCTTTGTTATCTGTCTTCTGTTTTCTTACTGTGCAGAAGAGTTTTTCGGAGTTGCGGATATTACAGGTGCGTTCTTTGCTGGTTTGATTATTACAAAGACTACACATACAAATTATATTGCAAGACGATTTGGAATTTTATCTTATATTTTCTTATCTCCGGTATTTTTTGCAAATATTGGTCTGCAGGTAGAACTACCCAAGATGAGTACCATGATTGTGGTATTTGCTGTAGCGTTGGTGATTGTGGCTGTGCTGACAAAGATTGTAGGCTGTGGTCTGGGCGCCAAGATGTGCCATTACAGCAATCAGGACTGTGTCCGTATTGGTATGGGTATGATTTCCAGAGGTGAGGTTGCTCTGATTGTGGCAGCAAAGGGAAATGCCCTTGGTCTTATGGCGCCGGAACTTTTGGGACCTGTTGTAATTGTTGTGGTTATTACTACGATTATTTCACCGATTTTGCTGAAACTGACTTTCAGAGAGAAGAAAGGGGCTGTACAGGAGCATGATTATGTGGAAACAGAATTAATCAAACAGGTACAGAGCTTTGAAGATGAAGAAAGACAGGAAAAATCCAGATTTATAAAAAATAAATAG
- a CDS encoding FeoB-associated Cys-rich membrane protein, which produces MAATIVIVILLAAYSFWVVRKKIKDIKNGKFCGGNCEGCQGFCGKKGGEKL; this is translated from the coding sequence ATGGCAGCAACCATTGTGATTGTGATTCTTTTGGCAGCCTACAGCTTTTGGGTGGTGCGGAAGAAAATAAAAGATATAAAAAACGGAAAATTCTGCGGCGGGAATTGTGAGGGCTGTCAGGGCTTCTGTGGAAAGAAAGGCGGAGAGAAATTATGA
- a CDS encoding B12-binding domain-containing radical SAM protein encodes MKLLLAAVNAKYIHSNLAVYSMKAYCREYAEQIELAEYTINQQEDEILKDLYRRKPDVLCFSCYIWNISFVKELIRDIKKILPDTVIWVGGPEVSYDAEQVLAELPEIFGVMCGEGEETLRELMRYYVNIEKQEKAEIKAVRGIVFREKGAADREFDSAEVCAEQSSEQGVQGKYVRTAAREIMDMDTLVFPYEDMEFFQHRIIYYESSRGCPFSCSYCLSSIDKKLRFRSLSLVKNELQFFLDKKVPQVKFVDRTFNCKKEHALEIWKYIKEHDNGVTNFHFEIAADLLTEKELELIRTMRPGLIQLEIGVQSTNEKTIKEIRRKTSFEKISEKVKRVQEGNNVHQHLDLIAGLPFEGYDSFKSSFNDVYGLRPQQLQLGFLKVLKGSYMYEKKEDYGCRYKHREPYEVLATNWLSYGEICRLKGIEDMVEVYYNSGQFSRTMEALEQEFEDAFSMYEALADFYEEKGYFGISHARIRRYEILLEFLQKRGIENQEYFRECMVFDLYARENLKTRPGFAEEQKAYKKQIQNFYRQEAENPRLLKNYAGYQARQLEKMTHLEIFTFDLLKTGRQRENYPVLFDYKERSPLTYDARCSQVELVQEENL; translated from the coding sequence ATGAAGCTTTTGTTGGCAGCAGTAAATGCAAAATACATTCATTCCAATCTTGCTGTGTACAGCATGAAGGCATACTGCAGGGAGTATGCAGAGCAGATAGAACTGGCAGAATATACCATTAATCAGCAGGAGGACGAGATTTTAAAGGATTTGTACAGGAGAAAACCAGATGTTCTATGTTTTTCCTGTTATATCTGGAATATTTCTTTTGTAAAGGAATTGATTCGGGATATTAAGAAAATCCTGCCAGATACCGTGATTTGGGTGGGAGGTCCGGAGGTGTCCTATGATGCAGAGCAGGTTCTTGCAGAACTGCCGGAGATTTTCGGTGTCATGTGCGGAGAAGGAGAAGAAACTCTCCGGGAATTGATGCGATATTATGTAAATATAGAGAAACAGGAAAAAGCAGAGATTAAGGCTGTCCGGGGAATTGTTTTTCGAGAGAAAGGGGCGGCAGACCGGGAGTTTGATTCTGCAGAGGTGTGTGCAGAGCAGTCATCAGAGCAGGGCGTACAGGGGAAGTATGTCAGGACTGCAGCCAGAGAAATTATGGATATGGATACCCTGGTTTTTCCATATGAGGATATGGAGTTTTTTCAGCACCGGATTATCTATTATGAAAGCAGCAGGGGCTGTCCTTTCTCCTGCAGCTACTGTCTTTCTTCTATAGATAAGAAGCTGCGCTTTCGGAGTCTTTCTCTGGTAAAAAACGAGCTGCAGTTTTTCCTGGATAAAAAAGTGCCTCAGGTTAAATTTGTGGACAGAACCTTTAACTGCAAAAAGGAGCATGCTCTGGAAATCTGGAAATATATTAAGGAGCATGACAATGGGGTGACAAATTTTCACTTTGAAATTGCAGCAGATTTGCTCACCGAGAAGGAGCTGGAGCTGATACGCACCATGCGTCCGGGGTTGATTCAACTGGAAATCGGTGTACAGTCTACCAATGAAAAAACTATAAAGGAAATCCGCAGAAAGACCAGTTTTGAGAAAATTTCAGAAAAAGTGAAGCGGGTGCAGGAGGGAAACAATGTGCATCAGCACCTGGATTTGATTGCAGGGCTTCCCTTTGAGGGCTATGACAGCTTTAAATCTTCCTTTAATGATGTATACGGGCTGCGTCCCCAACAGCTTCAGCTTGGATTTTTAAAGGTGTTGAAGGGTTCTTATATGTATGAGAAAAAAGAAGATTACGGCTGCAGGTATAAACATCGGGAACCTTATGAGGTACTTGCCACCAACTGGCTGTCCTATGGAGAAATCTGCCGCTTAAAGGGCATTGAGGATATGGTAGAGGTTTATTACAACAGCGGACAGTTTTCCCGTACCATGGAAGCTCTGGAACAGGAGTTTGAAGACGCTTTTTCCATGTATGAGGCATTGGCGGATTTTTATGAGGAAAAGGGATACTTTGGCATTTCCCATGCCAGAATCCGTCGGTATGAGATTCTTCTGGAGTTTCTCCAGAAGCGGGGAATAGAAAACCAGGAGTATTTCAGGGAATGTATGGTTTTTGATTTGTATGCCAGAGAAAATCTGAAGACCAGACCAGGTTTTGCCGAAGAGCAGAAAGCATATAAAAAACAGATACAGAATTTTTACAGGCAGGAAGCGGAGAATCCACGATTGCTTAAAAATTATGCAGGATACCAGGCAAGGCAGCTGGAGAAAATGACCCATCTGGAGATTTTCACCTTTGATCTTTTAAAGACAGGAAGACAGAGGGAGAACTATCCTGTGCTTTTTGATTATAAGGAGCGCAGCCCCCTTACCTATGATGCCAGATGCAGCCAGGTGGAACTTGTGCAGGAGGAAAACCTATGA